Proteins encoded together in one Sylvia atricapilla isolate bSylAtr1 chromosome 2, bSylAtr1.pri, whole genome shotgun sequence window:
- the SENP7 gene encoding sentrin-specific protease 7 isoform X2, which translates to MSGRTSSSSHVSFRIPKKKTGTKSEDVQVQSPLARLPSSHHCDYPLKEWRLSANNRKPSTKGKKQKDCNRHSSNDEESIGQPKVILTNVLRMKIGRKYTQAQPKTGVNCSDAGKLQSDQAHSSSAASVKIWQILNPTLQSLFLSKRQPKVILTNVLSTKIGRKYIDSHVKIDANLPAADKLQSAQLPSSTVTSTQTCQILSSPHESSFLSERSERCLRKTDDEPCKLPKASKELEKTNSVTFRRRELQRKENKRRGELEKRSRHMNSTTLSQKESGSFDSEKRKRRHSGHISDDCNAHIPQKSLVLSEKQSLSSAQSPGCRIPSEDGRDHRSNPILVPDCPAERDSKATSTPNHSPAHSHAEGSASESPPRNLSKQQLSASSEGVISSQVSTIRRLKMDKSEYLSSLRNRICRVILSSDDEDGPSESQCTELMQDSITENKETDQQSDFRFSDKHLKDKRKSHTEQFLTESIEDGCPLSLPSGSTPRKQTNLALDVEFDRLHIGKFKCSSTGPARFTMKNVVIPFQVSLKNIQLTVDTLDLRRFGWWKSDGGCSSTIIFLWLSVDYVEKIEIQMGKVVTSKPSKSNEFVFLELSQPLTKWEEDRLTELITAVSKRNRAPDLAECLSLKQALPLFKDLSPEESSFMSCSKDLLMQYMPKENTSDAHHEPVIQESKLKVIRHSYALANKQNSGCYCISLSSALNEEWKEVREMGAVNNLIVYPPPPAKGGLGVTREDLECLEYGEFLNDVIIDFYLKYLLLEKAPKHVADRTHIFSSFFYKCLTRTEKNSEGDVKVSAAQRRHRRVRTWTRHINIFNKDYIFVPVNEESHWYIAVICFPWLEDAVYEECQNSVSHRPQQSPLEPERENTRAGSVLFKDEEERDGNKTLFSKGGNKIAASASVLYSAISKISLSNSKNQICKRPCILILDSLKACSVQKTIQVLREYLEVEWEAKRKTHREFSKSTMIGLCPRVPKQDNSSDCGIYLLQYVESFFQNPIVNFEQPLHLENWFPRQLIRNKRDEIRDLILQLHFQQQSGSSS; encoded by the exons GCAACCCAAAGTTATCTTGACGAATGTCCTGAGGatgaaaataggaagaaaatacaCACAGGCGCAACCTAAAACTGGTGTTAATTGTTCTGATGCTGGCAAGCTGCAGTCAGATCAAGCACACTCATCATCTGCTGCCAGCGTAAAGATATGGCAGATTTTAAACCCTACTCTCCAAAGTCTTTTTCTGTCTAAAAG GCAACCCAAAGTTATCTTGACGAACGTCCTGAGTACGAAAATTGGAAGAAAGTACATAGACAGCCACGTAAAAATTGATGCAAACTTACCTGCTGCTGACAAATTGCAGTCGGCCCAACTACCCTCATCAACTGTTACCAGTACACAGACATGTCAAATATTAAGTTCTCCTCATgaaagttcttttctttctgaaag GTCTGAACGTTGCTTGAGAAAGACAGATGATGAACCCTGTAAATTGCCCAAGGCTTCTAAGGAGCTAGAAAAAACTAATTCTGTCACTTTCAGAAGACGAGAACTGCAAAGGAAAG aaAACAAGCGCCGTGGTGAActggagaagaggagcagaCACATGAACAGCACTACTCTTAGTCAGAAGGAATCAGGCTCTTTTGAttctgagaaaaggaaaagaagacacAGTGGCCATATTTCTGATGATTGTAATGCGCACATTCCACAAAAGTCTCTTGTACTCTCT GAAAAGCAAAGTTTGAGTTCAGCTCAGTCTCCTGGCTGCAGAATACCCAGTGAGGATGGACGAGATCACAGATCTAATCCTATTCTGGTGCCGGACTGTCCAGCAGAGAGAGACTCTAAAGCCACTTCCACCCCCAACCACTCCCCTGCTCACAGCCACGCAGAGGGCTCTGCCTCAGAGTCTCCTCCCAGGAATTtgtcaaagcagcagctttctgccAGCAGTGAGGGTGTGATTTCCTCCCAAGTTAGTACCATCAGGAGATTGAAGATGGACAAGTCCGAGTACCTGAGCAGTCTGCGGAACAGAATCTGCAGGG tTATCCTTTCCAGTGATGATGAAGATGGACCTTCTGAATCACAATGCACAGAGCTGATGCAGGATAGtataactgaaaataaagaaacagacCAACAGTCTGACTTCCGTTTCTCAGACAAGCACTTaaaagacaagaggaaaagTCACACAGAACAG tttttaacAGAGTCAATTGAAGATGGATGTCCTCTCAGCTTACCTTCTGGAAGCACACCTAGAAAGCAGACAAACCTGGCACTGGATGTTGAATTTGATAGACTACACATTGGGAAGTTTAAGTGTTCATCAACAGGTCCTGCTAGG TTTACAATGAAAAATGTAGTGATCCCATTTCAAG TGTCCCTTAAGAACATTCAGCTGACAGTGGATACACTGGATCTGAGAAGATTTGGCTGGTGGAAAAGTGATGGTGGATGTTCTtcaacaattatttttctttggttgtcTGTGGATTATGTAGAAAAGATTGAAATCCAGATGGGAAAGGTAGTTACCAGCAAGCCAT ccaaaTCCAATGAATTTGTATTTCTTGAACTGTCTCAACCACTTACAAAATGGGAAGAGGACAGACTGACTGAACTGATTACAGCTGTCAGCAAGAGGAACAGAGCACCAGATCTTGCTGAGTGTTTGTCTTTGAAACAAGCATTACCCTTATTTAAGGATCTTTCTCCTGAAGAAAGCTCTTTCATGAGTTGCAGTAAGGATCTACTAATGCAATATATGCCAAAAGAGAATACCTCAGATGCTCATCATGAGCCTGTAATTCAG GAATCAAAGCTAAAAGTGATCAGGCACAGTTATGCCCTTGCAAATAAGCAGAATAGTGGCTGCTATTGTATCTCTTTGTCCTCTGCACTGAATGAAGAATGGAAGGAAGTAAGAGAAATGGGAGCAGTTAATAA TTTAATTGTTTATCCACCCCCACCTGCAAAAGGAGGACTGGGAGTCACAAGAGAAGACCTAGAGTGCTTAGAATATGGAGAGTTTCTCAATGATGTCATTATTGATTTCTATCTGAA GTATCTGTTATTGGAGAAAGCACCAAAGCATGTTGCTGACCGTACGCACATTTTTAGCAGTTTCTTCTACAAGTGCCTGaccaggacagaaaaaaactcAGAGGGGGATGTCAAAGTTTC agcagcacagagaagacACAGAAGAGTAAGAACATGGACTCGCCATATAAATATCTTCAATAAAGATTATATCTTTGTGCCTGTGAATGAGGA GTCTCACTGGTACATTGCAGTTATCTGTTTTCCCTGGTTGGAAGATGCTGTGTATGAGGAGTGTCAGAACTCAGTGTCCCACCGGCCTCAGCAATCTCCGCTTGAGCCAGAGAGGGAGAACACTAGAGCTGGCTCAGTGCTCTTCAAGGATGAAGAAGAGAGGGATGGCAACAAAACTTTATTCTCTAAAG GTGGCAATAaaattgctgcttctgcttcagTTCTATATTCAGCTATTTCTAAA ATCTCCCTGAGTAATTCCAAAAATCAGATTTGTAAAAG GCCTTGTATACTCATCTTAGACTCCTTGAAAGCATGTTCTGTGCAGAAAACAATTCAGGTTTTGAGAGA GTACCTTGAAGTGGAATGGGAAGCTAAACGAAAAACACATCGGGAATTCAGTAAATCAACGATGATTGGCCTATGTCCCAGAGTGCCTAAACAAGATAACAGCAGTGATTGTGGGATCTATTTGTTGCAGTATGTGGAAAGCTTCTTCCAG AATCCCATAGTTAATTTTGAACAACCACTGCATCTGGAGAATTGGTTCCCTCGTCAGCTGATCAGAAACAAAAGAGACGAAATTCGAGACCTGATCTTGCAACTGCACTTTCAACAGCagagtggcagcagcagctaa
- the SENP7 gene encoding sentrin-specific protease 7 isoform X1, which translates to MSGRTSSSSHVSFRIPKKKTGTKSEDVQVQSPLARLPSSHHCDYPLKEWRLSANNRKPSTKGKKQKDCNRHSSNDEESIGQPKVILTNVLRMKIGRKYTQAQPKTGVNCSDAGKLQSDQAHSSSAASVKIWQILNPTLQSLFLSKRQPKVILTNVLSTKIGRKYIDSHVKIDANLPAADKLQSAQLPSSTVTSTQTCQILSSPHESSFLSERSERCLRKTDDEPCKLPKASKELEKTNSVTFRRRELQRKENKRRGELEKRSRHMNSTTLSQKESGSFDSEKRKRRHSGHISDDCNAHIPQKSLVLSEKQSLSSAQSPGCRIPSEDGRDHRSNPILVPDCPAERDSKATSTPNHSPAHSHAEGSASESPPRNLSKQQLSASSEGVISSQVSTIRRLKMDKSEYLSSLRNRICRGNQQLVSIDPIILSSDDEDGPSESQCTELMQDSITENKETDQQSDFRFSDKHLKDKRKSHTEQFLTESIEDGCPLSLPSGSTPRKQTNLALDVEFDRLHIGKFKCSSTGPARFTMKNVVIPFQVSLKNIQLTVDTLDLRRFGWWKSDGGCSSTIIFLWLSVDYVEKIEIQMGKVVTSKPSKSNEFVFLELSQPLTKWEEDRLTELITAVSKRNRAPDLAECLSLKQALPLFKDLSPEESSFMSCSKDLLMQYMPKENTSDAHHEPVIQESKLKVIRHSYALANKQNSGCYCISLSSALNEEWKEVREMGAVNNLIVYPPPPAKGGLGVTREDLECLEYGEFLNDVIIDFYLKYLLLEKAPKHVADRTHIFSSFFYKCLTRTEKNSEGDVKVSAAQRRHRRVRTWTRHINIFNKDYIFVPVNEESHWYIAVICFPWLEDAVYEECQNSVSHRPQQSPLEPERENTRAGSVLFKDEEERDGNKTLFSKGGNKIAASASVLYSAISKISLSNSKNQICKRPCILILDSLKACSVQKTIQVLREYLEVEWEAKRKTHREFSKSTMIGLCPRVPKQDNSSDCGIYLLQYVESFFQNPIVNFEQPLHLENWFPRQLIRNKRDEIRDLILQLHFQQQSGSSS; encoded by the exons GCAACCCAAAGTTATCTTGACGAATGTCCTGAGGatgaaaataggaagaaaatacaCACAGGCGCAACCTAAAACTGGTGTTAATTGTTCTGATGCTGGCAAGCTGCAGTCAGATCAAGCACACTCATCATCTGCTGCCAGCGTAAAGATATGGCAGATTTTAAACCCTACTCTCCAAAGTCTTTTTCTGTCTAAAAG GCAACCCAAAGTTATCTTGACGAACGTCCTGAGTACGAAAATTGGAAGAAAGTACATAGACAGCCACGTAAAAATTGATGCAAACTTACCTGCTGCTGACAAATTGCAGTCGGCCCAACTACCCTCATCAACTGTTACCAGTACACAGACATGTCAAATATTAAGTTCTCCTCATgaaagttcttttctttctgaaag GTCTGAACGTTGCTTGAGAAAGACAGATGATGAACCCTGTAAATTGCCCAAGGCTTCTAAGGAGCTAGAAAAAACTAATTCTGTCACTTTCAGAAGACGAGAACTGCAAAGGAAAG aaAACAAGCGCCGTGGTGAActggagaagaggagcagaCACATGAACAGCACTACTCTTAGTCAGAAGGAATCAGGCTCTTTTGAttctgagaaaaggaaaagaagacacAGTGGCCATATTTCTGATGATTGTAATGCGCACATTCCACAAAAGTCTCTTGTACTCTCT GAAAAGCAAAGTTTGAGTTCAGCTCAGTCTCCTGGCTGCAGAATACCCAGTGAGGATGGACGAGATCACAGATCTAATCCTATTCTGGTGCCGGACTGTCCAGCAGAGAGAGACTCTAAAGCCACTTCCACCCCCAACCACTCCCCTGCTCACAGCCACGCAGAGGGCTCTGCCTCAGAGTCTCCTCCCAGGAATTtgtcaaagcagcagctttctgccAGCAGTGAGGGTGTGATTTCCTCCCAAGTTAGTACCATCAGGAGATTGAAGATGGACAAGTCCGAGTACCTGAGCAGTCTGCGGAACAGAATCTGCAGGGGTAATCAGCAACTTGTTTCCATTGACCCAA tTATCCTTTCCAGTGATGATGAAGATGGACCTTCTGAATCACAATGCACAGAGCTGATGCAGGATAGtataactgaaaataaagaaacagacCAACAGTCTGACTTCCGTTTCTCAGACAAGCACTTaaaagacaagaggaaaagTCACACAGAACAG tttttaacAGAGTCAATTGAAGATGGATGTCCTCTCAGCTTACCTTCTGGAAGCACACCTAGAAAGCAGACAAACCTGGCACTGGATGTTGAATTTGATAGACTACACATTGGGAAGTTTAAGTGTTCATCAACAGGTCCTGCTAGG TTTACAATGAAAAATGTAGTGATCCCATTTCAAG TGTCCCTTAAGAACATTCAGCTGACAGTGGATACACTGGATCTGAGAAGATTTGGCTGGTGGAAAAGTGATGGTGGATGTTCTtcaacaattatttttctttggttgtcTGTGGATTATGTAGAAAAGATTGAAATCCAGATGGGAAAGGTAGTTACCAGCAAGCCAT ccaaaTCCAATGAATTTGTATTTCTTGAACTGTCTCAACCACTTACAAAATGGGAAGAGGACAGACTGACTGAACTGATTACAGCTGTCAGCAAGAGGAACAGAGCACCAGATCTTGCTGAGTGTTTGTCTTTGAAACAAGCATTACCCTTATTTAAGGATCTTTCTCCTGAAGAAAGCTCTTTCATGAGTTGCAGTAAGGATCTACTAATGCAATATATGCCAAAAGAGAATACCTCAGATGCTCATCATGAGCCTGTAATTCAG GAATCAAAGCTAAAAGTGATCAGGCACAGTTATGCCCTTGCAAATAAGCAGAATAGTGGCTGCTATTGTATCTCTTTGTCCTCTGCACTGAATGAAGAATGGAAGGAAGTAAGAGAAATGGGAGCAGTTAATAA TTTAATTGTTTATCCACCCCCACCTGCAAAAGGAGGACTGGGAGTCACAAGAGAAGACCTAGAGTGCTTAGAATATGGAGAGTTTCTCAATGATGTCATTATTGATTTCTATCTGAA GTATCTGTTATTGGAGAAAGCACCAAAGCATGTTGCTGACCGTACGCACATTTTTAGCAGTTTCTTCTACAAGTGCCTGaccaggacagaaaaaaactcAGAGGGGGATGTCAAAGTTTC agcagcacagagaagacACAGAAGAGTAAGAACATGGACTCGCCATATAAATATCTTCAATAAAGATTATATCTTTGTGCCTGTGAATGAGGA GTCTCACTGGTACATTGCAGTTATCTGTTTTCCCTGGTTGGAAGATGCTGTGTATGAGGAGTGTCAGAACTCAGTGTCCCACCGGCCTCAGCAATCTCCGCTTGAGCCAGAGAGGGAGAACACTAGAGCTGGCTCAGTGCTCTTCAAGGATGAAGAAGAGAGGGATGGCAACAAAACTTTATTCTCTAAAG GTGGCAATAaaattgctgcttctgcttcagTTCTATATTCAGCTATTTCTAAA ATCTCCCTGAGTAATTCCAAAAATCAGATTTGTAAAAG GCCTTGTATACTCATCTTAGACTCCTTGAAAGCATGTTCTGTGCAGAAAACAATTCAGGTTTTGAGAGA GTACCTTGAAGTGGAATGGGAAGCTAAACGAAAAACACATCGGGAATTCAGTAAATCAACGATGATTGGCCTATGTCCCAGAGTGCCTAAACAAGATAACAGCAGTGATTGTGGGATCTATTTGTTGCAGTATGTGGAAAGCTTCTTCCAG AATCCCATAGTTAATTTTGAACAACCACTGCATCTGGAGAATTGGTTCCCTCGTCAGCTGATCAGAAACAAAAGAGACGAAATTCGAGACCTGATCTTGCAACTGCACTTTCAACAGCagagtggcagcagcagctaa
- the SENP7 gene encoding sentrin-specific protease 7 isoform X3 has translation MSGRTSSSSHVSWRLSANNRKPSTKGKKQKDCNRHSSNDEESIGQPKVILTNVLRMKIGRKYTQAQPKTGVNCSDAGKLQSDQAHSSSAASVKIWQILNPTLQSLFLSKRQPKVILTNVLSTKIGRKYIDSHVKIDANLPAADKLQSAQLPSSTVTSTQTCQILSSPHESSFLSERSERCLRKTDDEPCKLPKASKELEKTNSVTFRRRELQRKENKRRGELEKRSRHMNSTTLSQKESGSFDSEKRKRRHSGHISDDCNAHIPQKSLVLSEKQSLSSAQSPGCRIPSEDGRDHRSNPILVPDCPAERDSKATSTPNHSPAHSHAEGSASESPPRNLSKQQLSASSEGVISSQVSTIRRLKMDKSEYLSSLRNRICRGNQQLVSIDPIILSSDDEDGPSESQCTELMQDSITENKETDQQSDFRFSDKHLKDKRKSHTEQFLTESIEDGCPLSLPSGSTPRKQTNLALDVEFDRLHIGKFKCSSTGPARFTMKNVVIPFQVSLKNIQLTVDTLDLRRFGWWKSDGGCSSTIIFLWLSVDYVEKIEIQMGKVVTSKPSKSNEFVFLELSQPLTKWEEDRLTELITAVSKRNRAPDLAECLSLKQALPLFKDLSPEESSFMSCSKDLLMQYMPKENTSDAHHEPVIQESKLKVIRHSYALANKQNSGCYCISLSSALNEEWKEVREMGAVNNLIVYPPPPAKGGLGVTREDLECLEYGEFLNDVIIDFYLKYLLLEKAPKHVADRTHIFSSFFYKCLTRTEKNSEGDVKVSAAQRRHRRVRTWTRHINIFNKDYIFVPVNEESHWYIAVICFPWLEDAVYEECQNSVSHRPQQSPLEPERENTRAGSVLFKDEEERDGNKTLFSKGGNKIAASASVLYSAISKISLSNSKNQICKRPCILILDSLKACSVQKTIQVLREYLEVEWEAKRKTHREFSKSTMIGLCPRVPKQDNSSDCGIYLLQYVESFFQNPIVNFEQPLHLENWFPRQLIRNKRDEIRDLILQLHFQQQSGSSS, from the exons GCAACCCAAAGTTATCTTGACGAATGTCCTGAGGatgaaaataggaagaaaatacaCACAGGCGCAACCTAAAACTGGTGTTAATTGTTCTGATGCTGGCAAGCTGCAGTCAGATCAAGCACACTCATCATCTGCTGCCAGCGTAAAGATATGGCAGATTTTAAACCCTACTCTCCAAAGTCTTTTTCTGTCTAAAAG GCAACCCAAAGTTATCTTGACGAACGTCCTGAGTACGAAAATTGGAAGAAAGTACATAGACAGCCACGTAAAAATTGATGCAAACTTACCTGCTGCTGACAAATTGCAGTCGGCCCAACTACCCTCATCAACTGTTACCAGTACACAGACATGTCAAATATTAAGTTCTCCTCATgaaagttcttttctttctgaaag GTCTGAACGTTGCTTGAGAAAGACAGATGATGAACCCTGTAAATTGCCCAAGGCTTCTAAGGAGCTAGAAAAAACTAATTCTGTCACTTTCAGAAGACGAGAACTGCAAAGGAAAG aaAACAAGCGCCGTGGTGAActggagaagaggagcagaCACATGAACAGCACTACTCTTAGTCAGAAGGAATCAGGCTCTTTTGAttctgagaaaaggaaaagaagacacAGTGGCCATATTTCTGATGATTGTAATGCGCACATTCCACAAAAGTCTCTTGTACTCTCT GAAAAGCAAAGTTTGAGTTCAGCTCAGTCTCCTGGCTGCAGAATACCCAGTGAGGATGGACGAGATCACAGATCTAATCCTATTCTGGTGCCGGACTGTCCAGCAGAGAGAGACTCTAAAGCCACTTCCACCCCCAACCACTCCCCTGCTCACAGCCACGCAGAGGGCTCTGCCTCAGAGTCTCCTCCCAGGAATTtgtcaaagcagcagctttctgccAGCAGTGAGGGTGTGATTTCCTCCCAAGTTAGTACCATCAGGAGATTGAAGATGGACAAGTCCGAGTACCTGAGCAGTCTGCGGAACAGAATCTGCAGGGGTAATCAGCAACTTGTTTCCATTGACCCAA tTATCCTTTCCAGTGATGATGAAGATGGACCTTCTGAATCACAATGCACAGAGCTGATGCAGGATAGtataactgaaaataaagaaacagacCAACAGTCTGACTTCCGTTTCTCAGACAAGCACTTaaaagacaagaggaaaagTCACACAGAACAG tttttaacAGAGTCAATTGAAGATGGATGTCCTCTCAGCTTACCTTCTGGAAGCACACCTAGAAAGCAGACAAACCTGGCACTGGATGTTGAATTTGATAGACTACACATTGGGAAGTTTAAGTGTTCATCAACAGGTCCTGCTAGG TTTACAATGAAAAATGTAGTGATCCCATTTCAAG TGTCCCTTAAGAACATTCAGCTGACAGTGGATACACTGGATCTGAGAAGATTTGGCTGGTGGAAAAGTGATGGTGGATGTTCTtcaacaattatttttctttggttgtcTGTGGATTATGTAGAAAAGATTGAAATCCAGATGGGAAAGGTAGTTACCAGCAAGCCAT ccaaaTCCAATGAATTTGTATTTCTTGAACTGTCTCAACCACTTACAAAATGGGAAGAGGACAGACTGACTGAACTGATTACAGCTGTCAGCAAGAGGAACAGAGCACCAGATCTTGCTGAGTGTTTGTCTTTGAAACAAGCATTACCCTTATTTAAGGATCTTTCTCCTGAAGAAAGCTCTTTCATGAGTTGCAGTAAGGATCTACTAATGCAATATATGCCAAAAGAGAATACCTCAGATGCTCATCATGAGCCTGTAATTCAG GAATCAAAGCTAAAAGTGATCAGGCACAGTTATGCCCTTGCAAATAAGCAGAATAGTGGCTGCTATTGTATCTCTTTGTCCTCTGCACTGAATGAAGAATGGAAGGAAGTAAGAGAAATGGGAGCAGTTAATAA TTTAATTGTTTATCCACCCCCACCTGCAAAAGGAGGACTGGGAGTCACAAGAGAAGACCTAGAGTGCTTAGAATATGGAGAGTTTCTCAATGATGTCATTATTGATTTCTATCTGAA GTATCTGTTATTGGAGAAAGCACCAAAGCATGTTGCTGACCGTACGCACATTTTTAGCAGTTTCTTCTACAAGTGCCTGaccaggacagaaaaaaactcAGAGGGGGATGTCAAAGTTTC agcagcacagagaagacACAGAAGAGTAAGAACATGGACTCGCCATATAAATATCTTCAATAAAGATTATATCTTTGTGCCTGTGAATGAGGA GTCTCACTGGTACATTGCAGTTATCTGTTTTCCCTGGTTGGAAGATGCTGTGTATGAGGAGTGTCAGAACTCAGTGTCCCACCGGCCTCAGCAATCTCCGCTTGAGCCAGAGAGGGAGAACACTAGAGCTGGCTCAGTGCTCTTCAAGGATGAAGAAGAGAGGGATGGCAACAAAACTTTATTCTCTAAAG GTGGCAATAaaattgctgcttctgcttcagTTCTATATTCAGCTATTTCTAAA ATCTCCCTGAGTAATTCCAAAAATCAGATTTGTAAAAG GCCTTGTATACTCATCTTAGACTCCTTGAAAGCATGTTCTGTGCAGAAAACAATTCAGGTTTTGAGAGA GTACCTTGAAGTGGAATGGGAAGCTAAACGAAAAACACATCGGGAATTCAGTAAATCAACGATGATTGGCCTATGTCCCAGAGTGCCTAAACAAGATAACAGCAGTGATTGTGGGATCTATTTGTTGCAGTATGTGGAAAGCTTCTTCCAG AATCCCATAGTTAATTTTGAACAACCACTGCATCTGGAGAATTGGTTCCCTCGTCAGCTGATCAGAAACAAAAGAGACGAAATTCGAGACCTGATCTTGCAACTGCACTTTCAACAGCagagtggcagcagcagctaa